In Scatophagus argus isolate fScaArg1 chromosome 14, fScaArg1.pri, whole genome shotgun sequence, the following proteins share a genomic window:
- the spns3 gene encoding protein spinster homolog 3 isoform X1 — MESKGSVSSPHDRPMPRWSLGSNSGLHYGSFVNSLSSLTPQAVEKPAISPRRAYIAVAVLCYVNLINYMERYTIAGVLLNIQQFFQISDSTAALLQTVFICSFLLLAPLFGYLGDRYNRKYIMIGGLSVWIVTAACSSFVTESLFWLLILLRAMVGIGEASYSTISPTIIGDLFTGTQRSTMICVFYIFIPVGSGLGYIVGAGIATLTGDWRWALRITPILGLVGLVLLVFLCPNPARGAAETHGEGVTEQSSYLEDIKYLLKNKSYLWSSLGVTATTFNVGALAFWTPTFLSRAQVFLGLRPVCTQEPCNPTDSYTFGALTVVTGILGAGLGTGLSRWFRNKVTYADPLICAIGLLASVPCLFATIFVASESIPATYVFIFFTEVLISLNWAVMADILLYVVIPTRRATAEALQITVLHLLGDAGSPYLVGVISDAIHKSKAENLEWKFHSLQYSLVICAAAGILGGVFFLLTARYITEDRNAVQRLVEASSLQFSRSYAITHYAVGIDWAAGHACGITRKHTRMLKGNCHNG, encoded by the exons ATGGAGTCAAAGGGATCAGTGTCATCGCCCCATGACAGGCCGATGCCTCGATGGAGTCTGGGATCCAACTCTGGTTTACATTATGGCTCTTTTGTAAACAGCCTTTCATCACTTACCCCCCAGGCAGTGGAGAAACCAGCTATATCACCTAGACGTGCCTATATAGCTGTAGCTGTGCTTTGCTACGTGAACTTGATTAACTACATGGAACGGTACACAATAGCAG GCGTCCTCCTCAACATTCAACAATTCTTTCAAATAAGTGACAGTACAGCTGCACTGCTACAAACAG TCTTCATCTGCAGTTTCTTACTTTTGGCTCCTCTCTTTGGTTATCTTGGTGACCGCTACAACCGGAAATACATCATGATTGGTGGTTTGAGTGTGTGGATTGTgactgcagcctgcagctctTTTGTCACTGAGTCG CTCTTCTGGCTTCTGATACTGCTGCGAGCCATGGTCGGGATAGGAGAGGCAAGCTACTCCACCATTTCTCCCACCATCATCGGTGACCTCTTTACTGGCACTCAACGGAGCACCATGATCTGTGTCTTCTACATCTTTATCCCTGTTGGAAG tggtcTTGGCTACATAGTAGGGGCAGGGATTGCTACTCTCACAGGGGACTGGCGCTGGGCTCTCAGG ATCACTCCAATCTTGGGTTTAGTGGGACTTGTCTTGCTGGTCTTCTTGTGCCCTAACCCAGCCAGGGGGGCCGCCGAGACCCACGGAGAGGGAGTGACAGAGCAGAGCTCATACCTAGAGGATATCAAGTATCTTCTGAAAAA TAAAAGTTATCTGTGGTCCTCACTGGGAGTGACGGCTACAACCTTTAATGTTGGAGCCCTGGCTTTCTGGACGCCTACCTTCCTGTCCAGAGCTCAGGTCTTTCTGGGACTCCGACCAGTGTGTACTCAAGAACCCTGCAACCCCACAGACAG TTATACCTTTGGAGCTTTGACGGTGGTGACGGGCATTCTGGGAGCAGGTCTTGGCACTGGTTTATCTAGATGGTTTAGGAACAAGGTGACCTATGCTGACCCACTCATCTGTGCAATAGGCCTGCTGGCATCTGTCCCCTGCCTCTTTGCCACTATCTTTGTGGCATCAGAAAGCATTCCGGCCACATAC gtattcattttctttactgAAGTACTGATATCACTGAACTGGGCTGTCATGGCTGATATACTGCTG TATGTTGTTATACCAACCAGAAGGGCTACAGCTGAGGCTCTACAGATTACAGTCTTACATCTCCTGGGTGATGCTGGAAGTCCTTACCTCGTTGGAGTG ATTTCTGATGCTATACACAAATCTAAAGCTGAGAATCTGGAGTGGAAATTCCACAGCCTGCAGTACAGCCTAGTGATCTGCGCGGCTGCTGGCATCCTGGGTGGAGTCTTCTTCCTCTTGACCGCTCGCTACATCACTGAAGACAGGAATGCAGTTCAGCGATTGGTTGAAG CCTCAAGCTTGCAATTTTCCAGAAGTTATGCGATTACTCATTATGCTGTGGGAATAGATTGGGCAGCAGGACATGCATGTGGAATAACAAGAAAGCACACACGCATGCTAAAAG GAAACTGTCACAATGGCTAA
- the spns3 gene encoding protein spinster homolog 3 isoform X2 — translation MESKGSVSSPHDRPMPRWSLGSNSGLHYGSFVNSLSSLTPQAVEKPAISPRRAYIAVAVLCYVNLINYMERYTIAGVLLNIQQFFQISDSTAALLQTVFICSFLLLAPLFGYLGDRYNRKYIMIGGLSVWIVTAACSSFVTESLFWLLILLRAMVGIGEASYSTISPTIIGDLFTGTQRSTMICVFYIFIPVGSGLGYIVGAGIATLTGDWRWALRITPILGLVGLVLLVFLCPNPARGAAETHGEGVTEQSSYLEDIKYLLKNKSYLWSSLGVTATTFNVGALAFWTPTFLSRAQVFLGLRPVCTQEPCNPTDSYTFGALTVVTGILGAGLGTGLSRWFRNKVTYADPLICAIGLLASVPCLFATIFVASESIPATYVFIFFTEVLISLNWAVMADILLYVVIPTRRATAEALQITVLHLLGDAGSPYLVGVISDAIHKSKAENLEWKFHSLQYSLVICAAAGILGGVFFLLTARYITEDRNAVQRLVEGDPPPQQGPAAEPSIEMSNQEK, via the exons ATGGAGTCAAAGGGATCAGTGTCATCGCCCCATGACAGGCCGATGCCTCGATGGAGTCTGGGATCCAACTCTGGTTTACATTATGGCTCTTTTGTAAACAGCCTTTCATCACTTACCCCCCAGGCAGTGGAGAAACCAGCTATATCACCTAGACGTGCCTATATAGCTGTAGCTGTGCTTTGCTACGTGAACTTGATTAACTACATGGAACGGTACACAATAGCAG GCGTCCTCCTCAACATTCAACAATTCTTTCAAATAAGTGACAGTACAGCTGCACTGCTACAAACAG TCTTCATCTGCAGTTTCTTACTTTTGGCTCCTCTCTTTGGTTATCTTGGTGACCGCTACAACCGGAAATACATCATGATTGGTGGTTTGAGTGTGTGGATTGTgactgcagcctgcagctctTTTGTCACTGAGTCG CTCTTCTGGCTTCTGATACTGCTGCGAGCCATGGTCGGGATAGGAGAGGCAAGCTACTCCACCATTTCTCCCACCATCATCGGTGACCTCTTTACTGGCACTCAACGGAGCACCATGATCTGTGTCTTCTACATCTTTATCCCTGTTGGAAG tggtcTTGGCTACATAGTAGGGGCAGGGATTGCTACTCTCACAGGGGACTGGCGCTGGGCTCTCAGG ATCACTCCAATCTTGGGTTTAGTGGGACTTGTCTTGCTGGTCTTCTTGTGCCCTAACCCAGCCAGGGGGGCCGCCGAGACCCACGGAGAGGGAGTGACAGAGCAGAGCTCATACCTAGAGGATATCAAGTATCTTCTGAAAAA TAAAAGTTATCTGTGGTCCTCACTGGGAGTGACGGCTACAACCTTTAATGTTGGAGCCCTGGCTTTCTGGACGCCTACCTTCCTGTCCAGAGCTCAGGTCTTTCTGGGACTCCGACCAGTGTGTACTCAAGAACCCTGCAACCCCACAGACAG TTATACCTTTGGAGCTTTGACGGTGGTGACGGGCATTCTGGGAGCAGGTCTTGGCACTGGTTTATCTAGATGGTTTAGGAACAAGGTGACCTATGCTGACCCACTCATCTGTGCAATAGGCCTGCTGGCATCTGTCCCCTGCCTCTTTGCCACTATCTTTGTGGCATCAGAAAGCATTCCGGCCACATAC gtattcattttctttactgAAGTACTGATATCACTGAACTGGGCTGTCATGGCTGATATACTGCTG TATGTTGTTATACCAACCAGAAGGGCTACAGCTGAGGCTCTACAGATTACAGTCTTACATCTCCTGGGTGATGCTGGAAGTCCTTACCTCGTTGGAGTG ATTTCTGATGCTATACACAAATCTAAAGCTGAGAATCTGGAGTGGAAATTCCACAGCCTGCAGTACAGCCTAGTGATCTGCGCGGCTGCTGGCATCCTGGGTGGAGTCTTCTTCCTCTTGACCGCTCGCTACATCACTGAAGACAGGAATGCAGTTCAGCGATTGGTTGAAG gaGATCCTCCGCCACAGCAAGGTCCTGCTGCTGAGCCCTCCATTGAAATGAGCAACCAGGAGAAATAA
- the ube2g1a gene encoding ubiquitin-conjugating enzyme E2 G1a produces the protein MTEPQSALLLRRQLAELNKNPVEGFSAGLIEDNDLYRWEVLIIGPPDTLYEGGVFKAHLTFPKDYPLRPPKMKFITDIWHPNVDKNGDVCISILHEPGEDKYGYEKPEERWLPIHTVETIMISVISMLADPNGDSPANVDAAKEWREDRHGAFKRKVARCVRKSQETAFE, from the exons ATGACAGAGCCTCAGTCAGCGCTGTTACTCAGGAGACAGCTTGCAG AGCTGAACAAAAATCCAGTGGAGGGATTCTCAGCAGGACTCATAGAGGATAATGATCTCTACAGATGGGAAGTCCTTATCATAGGACCTCCAGACACACTGTA TGAAGGTGGTGTGTTTAAAGCTCATCTGACATTTCCCAAAGACTACCCTCTCAGGCCACCTAAAATGAAATTTATCACAGATATTTGGCACCCTAATG tTGACAAGAATGGAGATGTATGTATTTCTATTTTGCACGAGCCTGGGGAGGACAAGTATGGCTACGAGAAGCCAGAAGAGCGCTGGCTGCCGATCCACACAGTGGAAACCATCATGATTAGTGTTATCTCTATGCTGGCAGACCCAAATGGTGACTCACCAGCAAATGTGGATGCTGCA AAAGAGTGGAGGGAGGACAGACATGGTGCATTCAAAAGGAAAGTTGCCCGTTGTGTACGAAAAAGCCAAGAAACTGCGTTTGAGTGA